The Desulfarculaceae bacterium DNA window GGCGAAGCCGCCCACTTTTGAAAAAGGAATCCCCATGGCCATGGTGAAACTTAAGGCCGTCGACAACCGCTTCCAAGCCGACGTCTGGGAGCAGGCGCTCACTGCCGAGGGCATCGACTACCGGCTGCGCACCTTTGCCGATACCGCCTACGACGGGCTCTACGTGAGCCAAAAGGGCTTCGGCGTGTTCTACGTCGAGGAGGCGGACAAGGAGCGGGCCGAGATGCTGGTGGGCGCCCTGAGCCCCGAGGCGGCCGACCCCCTGGCCGGGCCCGAGGCCCTGGCCGGGGTGATCGAGCACACCCTCCTGGACCCCGAGGCGGGCGAGGCCGAGCTGGAGGCGCATCTGGCCCAGTGCCGCGAGATGGGCTGCGTGGCGGCCTGCGTTTCGCCCTGGATGGTGCCCCTGGCCGTGGCCGGGCTGGAGGGCTCCGGCGTGGCGGTGTGCTCGGTGGTGGGCTTCCCCCTGGGCACCCCCAGCGGGCGCACCAAGCTGCAAGAGGCCATCGAGCTGGCCGGCGAGGGAGCCACGGAGCTGGACATGGTGTTCAACCGGGGGCTGGCCCACAGCGGCCGCATGGCCCGGGCGGTGGACGAGGCGGCCGAGCTGGCCGAGGCCATCCGTCCGGCGCGGCTAAAGGTGATCCTGGAGACCAGCCGCCTGGGGCCGGAGCTGAGCGCCTCGGCGGCCCAGGCCCTGGCCCACAGCGGGGCGGCCTTTTTGAAAACCGGCAGCGGCTATTTCGGCGAGGCCACGGTGGCCGACGTGGAGCTGCTCTGCGAGCACGGCGGCGGCCTGGCGGTCAAGGCGGCCGGGGGCATCCGCGACCTGGACGGGGCCCTGGAGCTGATCGAGGCGGGCGCGGCCCGTCTGGGCACCAGCAGCGGCTACGCCATCTGGCAAGAGGCCGGGGCGCGGTGGGCCGAGCAAGACTAGCCTGGATATTCCACAAAGGCCGCGCGTCCGGCTGCGCCAGCCACCGGCATACGGTGTTGCTGGCTGCGCTCGTGCCTCGACGTAGCTCAGGCTACGCCTTCGGCCCTCGCTGGCCAGACGCCTTGTCTTCCGGCGGCTGGCTGTGCCGGTCCGGGGTGCGGGCTATGCCTTGATTATGTGAGAGCCTTTTTATTAATCGCCTCGTTTATTTTGGTTCGTTATCTGATGCCACCCAGCCTTCATGTAATATCCAGGCTGATCTTTATCGGCCTGGACGGGGTGGGGCTGGATCTGGCCGTTTCCCTGGCCGGGCGCGGGATCATGCCCCATCTGGGCTCACTCTTGGCCAAGGCCTGGGCCACCCGCTCGCCCCTGCCCGAGGTCTCGCCGGTGTGCTGGACCAGCATGTTCTCCGGCCTGGGGCCCGGCGGCCACGGCATCTTCGGTTTTGCCGCGCCCCGCGAAGGGGCCTACGGCATCGTCCCGGCCGACAGCACCATGGTGCGCGCCCCGCGCCTGTGGGATTTGGCCGGGCAAGCCGGGCTTTCCTCCACGGTGCTCAACGTCCCCCTCACCTATCCCGCCGCGCCGATCCATGGCAGCATGGTCGCGGGCTTCGTGTGCCCCGAGCTGAGCCGGGGGGTGCACCCGCCCGAGCTGCTGCCCCGCCTGGAGGCCCTGGGTTATCGCCCCGAGGCCGAGCTGGAGGCCGGGCGCGAGGATCCGGCCGCCCTCTTGGCCGACGTGAGCCGCGCCCTGGCGGTGCGTTTGGAGTTTTTCGGGCAGATGCTGGCGGGCGATGATCAGCTGTTCATCGGCGTGGTCAGCGACACCGACCGGGTGAACCACTTTGCCTGGCCCGCCCTGTGGGACGACGCCCATCCCCTGGCCGAGGCGGCGCTGGGCATTTACAAGCAGGTGGACGACTTCATCGGCCAGGTGCTGGCGCGCTTCGGCGGCGAGATCGAGCGCGGCGACGCGGCCCTGATGATCGCGGCGGACCACTCCTTCGGCCCCATCGTCAGCGAGGTGTACCTCAACCAGTGGCTGAAACAGGAAGGCTATTTGTTCATCGAGGGCGAGCCGCCCCACGAGCGCATCCTGCCCGGAACCAAGGCCCTGGCCCTGGACCCGGGGCGCATCTGTTTGCACACCGCTCGCTTCCCCGGCGGCGCGGTAGCCCCCGGCCCGGAGGCCGAGGCCTTGGGCCACGAGATCGCGGCCAAGCTGAAAGCGCTCAGCTTCTC harbors:
- the deoC gene encoding deoxyribose-phosphate aldolase codes for the protein MAMVKLKAVDNRFQADVWEQALTAEGIDYRLRTFADTAYDGLYVSQKGFGVFYVEEADKERAEMLVGALSPEAADPLAGPEALAGVIEHTLLDPEAGEAELEAHLAQCREMGCVAACVSPWMVPLAVAGLEGSGVAVCSVVGFPLGTPSGRTKLQEAIELAGEGATELDMVFNRGLAHSGRMARAVDEAAELAEAIRPARLKVILETSRLGPELSASAAQALAHSGAAFLKTGSGYFGEATVADVELLCEHGGGLAVKAAGGIRDLDGALELIEAGAARLGTSSGYAIWQEAGARWAEQD
- a CDS encoding alkaline phosphatase family protein: MPPSLHVISRLIFIGLDGVGLDLAVSLAGRGIMPHLGSLLAKAWATRSPLPEVSPVCWTSMFSGLGPGGHGIFGFAAPREGAYGIVPADSTMVRAPRLWDLAGQAGLSSTVLNVPLTYPAAPIHGSMVAGFVCPELSRGVHPPELLPRLEALGYRPEAELEAGREDPAALLADVSRALAVRLEFFGQMLAGDDQLFIGVVSDTDRVNHFAWPALWDDAHPLAEAALGIYKQVDDFIGQVLARFGGEIERGDAALMIAADHSFGPIVSEVYLNQWLKQEGYLFIEGEPPHERILPGTKALALDPGRICLHTARFPGGAVAPGPEAEALGHEIAAKLKALSFSRVVMGPSGPEISQERPIARVHRGSELYSGPFAEAAPELVAEAAPGYSLRGGLDRAGVFGLSHLSGTHRPSGALALMLPEPGEKPEHIEGLFGLMSGALGLDSGLAA